From Procambarus clarkii isolate CNS0578487 chromosome 65, FALCON_Pclarkii_2.0, whole genome shotgun sequence, one genomic window encodes:
- the LOC123753233 gene encoding small ribosomal subunit protein mS40-like, which translates to MFLRSLISGYRAAATDFVRNRALLQVTDGNPIRCSLVTSTRLQCKASEEETMVEERDPTKDRSRVIPLETSLKYMKSEAYQTTYGSEPVWKKYRRNFKGGLPPRKTRKTCIRGKMISTGNPCPICRDEFLVLDYRNVNLLNQFIAEHTGAIISYQKTNLCQRRHKELQVAVEKARDYGLLTYDVPLREYDYSEYYNPAEHENV; encoded by the exons ATGTTCCTCAGGTCTCTCATCTCCGGCTACAGGGCTGCAGCCACCGATTTTGTAAGAAATCGGGCATTATTACAG GTTACAGATGGCAATCCAATACGATGTAGTTTGGTTACCAGTACAAGATTACAGTGCAAGGCCAGCGAGGAAGAGACGATGGTTGAAGAACGTGATCCGACCAAAGACCGTTCAAGAGTCATTCCATTGGAGACAAGCTTGAAGTACATGAAGAGTGAAG CTTATCAAACTACGTATGGTTCTGAGCCGGTATGGAAAAAGTATCGTCGAAACTTTAAGGGTGGCCTTCCTCCACGAAAAACCAGGAAGACATGTATa CGTGGGAAAATGATCTCTACTGGAAACCCATGTCCAATTTGTCGGGATGAATTCCTTGTCTTGGACTATCGTAATGTTAATTTGTTGAATCAGTTTATCGCAGAACACACTGGGGCAATAATTTCTTATCA GAAAACAAACCTCTGTCAAAGGCGTCACAAGGAACTGCAAGTGGCTGTAGAAAAAGCTCGTGACTATGGTCTCCTAACCTACGATGTTCCCTTACGCGAATATGATTATTCCGAGTACTACAATCCTGCTGAGCATGAAAACGTATAA